In Triticum dicoccoides isolate Atlit2015 ecotype Zavitan unplaced genomic scaffold, WEW_v2.0 scaffold51074, whole genome shotgun sequence, the genomic stretch CAGTGCATCTCCTGGTTCGGCCCCATCCCCAAGGTGACCATCACCGACCCTAGCCTGGTCAGGGAGGTGATGTCCAACAAGCTCAGCCGCCACATCGAGAAGCTCAAGTTCCCGGCGCTGACCGGGCTCCTCGCCGACGGGTTGAAGAACCATGAGGGTGAAAAGTGGGCGAAGCACCGAAGGATACTCAACCCTGCCTTCCATGCCGAGAAGCTCAAGGTATTTAATTATACTTCCATGCATTCCATGTGCGCCTACCACTTAATATTCATGGCCGTCGGCGCACATACGACCATCCTTCTGTGCAGAATAGTACAGTATAAGAGTAGCATATTTTCCTTTCgcaaaaacaaaaaataagagTAGCGTATTTTTTCGGTTAACTTGTGTACTATTTGTTATAGGGTTGATGGTAGGCTTACGAAGATCTTGTTGCGAGGCTCATCCATTTAGCTGGCCTgaaattctttttttcttttgttttttaagcCGATTCATGTGGCGTGGATGTTCACCTTCACTTTGACATCGTTAATATAACACTAGTATTTACTACCGCTGTAACTAAATATAAAACGTTTAAATTTTAACTGCAAAAGCATCTTATATTTAGCAACGGAGGGGAGTACTTTGCGCATACCACTCCATGCTATCCCTTAAAGAAGAAAAAGGGAAAATTAAACCCACGACTAATCTACTGATTATTTTTTCAACGGAATACTAAGCTTTGCTTAATTGCAGCTCATGCTGCCCGCATTTAGTGTGTGTTGTGAGGAGCTTGTTGGACGATGGGCAGAGTGTGTTGGGCCTGATGGCTCCTGGGAGGTGGATGTTTACCCGGAGCTCCAGAGCCTCACCGGAAATGTCCTCTCCCAGACAGCATTTGGCAGCAGTTACCTGGAAGGAAGAAGAATTTTTCTACTGCAGTCCGAGCAAGTTGGGCGCCTCATGACAAGAGTTCACAAGATTATCATTCCCGGTTACTTGTAAGTTATTATCTTTTTTTTTACTTTATACATGTTATTACTTTAACTTCTCCAAAAAGCCTCGTATAAAACTCAAACTGCTCCAACAAGTACACGAATTTTCTTTTGttacctagtactccctccgttcctaaatatatgtctttttagagattccattacaaactacatacggatgtatgtagacatattttagagtatagatttactcattctgcttcgtatgtagtccatagtggaa encodes the following:
- the LOC119346798 gene encoding cytochrome P450 72A15-like — encoded protein: MDPEPFTRSPAPLTALPWICAGLVASMLLWQAARLLDQLWWRPRRLEQALHAQGLRGTRYRFLTGDVNDDSRQNREASSRPPMTPRCHDIGARVLPFLYGNVQEHGPQCISWFGPIPKVTITDPSLVREVMSNKLSRHIEKLKFPALTGLLADGLKNHEGEKWAKHRRILNPAFHAEKLKLMLPAFSVCCEELVGRWAECVGPDGSWEVDVYPELQSLTGNVLSQTAFGSSYLEGRRIFLLQSEQVGRLMTRVHKIIIPGY